The following proteins come from a genomic window of Bombyx mori chromosome 18, ASM3026992v2:
- the LOC119629899 gene encoding craniofacial development protein 2-like: MGSGIEEHQYFIFCFKGETPGLHGVGFLIKKEYKNNILSFSGLSERVAILQLEFNKKIISIIQVYAPTEKASKEEMEKFYESLQEAQAQTSGDVLLMGDFNAKVGIAKTKEDKILGKFGYGKRNERGEKLIEFAFEHKLSIMNTYFKMRPNRKWTWKSPNGKVKNELDYILSNQPKSIRKIEVLHGLGYSSDHRLVRATYSLQNTKKCRISFKSSPNIFKTEK; encoded by the coding sequence ATGGGCAGTGGCATCGAAGAGCATCAATACTTTATATTCTGCTTCAAAGGAGAAACACCTGGCCTGCATGGAGTaggatttttgataaaaaaagaatacaaaaacaatatattaagcTTCTCAGGCTTATCTGAAAGAGTTGCAATACTTCAACTTGAGTTCAACAAAAAGATAATATCAATAATTCAAGTGTATGCACCAACTGAAAAGGCTTCTAAAGAAGAAATGGAAAAATTTTACGAATCACTGCAAGAAGCGCAAGCGCAGACTAGCGGAGATGTACTGTTAATGGGAGACTTCAATGCCAAAGTAGGGATAGCTAAAACAAAAGAAGATAAGATTCTAGGTAAATTTGGTTACGGAAAAAGAAACGAAAGAGGTGAAAAGCTCATAGAATTTGCCTTCGAACACAAATTGTCGATTATGAATACGTATTTTAAAATGAGACCAAATCGAAAATGGACTTGGAAATCACCAAATGGAAAAGTAAAGAATGAATTAGACTATATCTTATCAAACCAGCCCAAAAGTATAAGGAAAATAGAAGTACTGCACGGCTTAGGGTATAGTTCCGATCACAGACTGGTTAGAGCAACTTATTCtttacaaaatactaaaaaatgtaGGATATCGTTCAAATCATCCCCAAATATATtcaaaactgaaaaataa